One Dreissena polymorpha isolate Duluth1 chromosome 9, UMN_Dpol_1.0, whole genome shotgun sequence genomic window carries:
- the LOC127846103 gene encoding zinc finger protein 862-like has translation MLCTLCQHYQPNGVNGVSAWSQKGCATLRLDKVLAHESSSQHRNSISLSLQSTISTIVNKVDRECEVALLDALKVLQFLVERNLPLSLFADLTDLCIDVGSPNLSKLRLAKNASYTSWDIVNELLTLLCNRVRDEVKEEIRAGPCYSVMVDEVCDLTVQKHMAMCVKYLDPDGNMCTSYLADVTLKSATADVITDAITQVIEDNGLVLDNLTGFASDGAAVFTGAKTGVATQLKARRPGLITVHCKDHRLALACKDSFKSNKIFEKTDRLLDDLYKYYRNSSKRSASLKDVQTAFDDAPLSVKEAKHHRWLSHDKAVSGIVRCYRSIVVDLESANIAEDPIGNGLLKNLRDPVTLQVLMLLADALPHLSALSLYFQSESANLGLAKANVDKTLRLLLKLKNVNGIWLGKTKDLMTDLGISPTKENNETFRIAREDFLDALTGNIERRFEDSAIVEALSILDLSTLSEIPAFYGTHEMEQLASHYGMDGEDLQIQWQGFTELASSFACNERSLVNLGRLFHGRAHVDKGLTIAYPLVSRLVSIALVLPLSTATVERVFSQLKLIKTDHRCSLGADTIDKLLMVKLNGSMERFDRLRSVVVADFFEIKNRRLSKAIK, from the coding sequence ATGCTCTGTACTCTATGCCAGCATTACCAGCCAAATGGTGTTAACGGCGTAAGCGCATGGTCACAGAAAGGCTGTGCAACTCTTCGTCTTGATAAGGTCTTAGCACATGAATCTAGTTCTCAGCATAGGAATTCGATCTCTCTTAGCCTGCAGAGCACCATATCGACGATCGTCAACAAGGTGGATCGCGAGTGTGAAGTCGCCCTCTTGGACGCACTGAAGGTTCTGCAGTTTTTAGTAGAACGGAACCTGCCATTAAGCTTGTTTGCAGATCTCACGGATCTATGCATTGACGTTGGCTCTCCGAACCTTTCCAAGCTTAGGCTTGCAAAGAATGCGTCTTACACGAGTTGGGACATTGTAAACGAGTTACTGACCCTGCTGTGCAACCGTGTAAGGGATGAAGTGAAAGAAGAAATAAGGGCCGGTCCATGCTACAGTGTGATGGTGGACGAGGTGTGTGATCTCACTGTCCAGAAGCACATGGCCATGTGTGTCAAGTACTTGGATCCTGACGGGAATATGTGCACATCGTACCTAGCCGACGTGACCCTCAAATCAGCGACAGCCGACGTTATCACTGATGCCATCACGCAGGTCATTGAAGACAACGGCTTGGTATTAGATAACCTGACCGGATTCGCTTCCGACGGCGCTGCAGTTTTCACTGGAGCAAAAACGGGCGTAGCTACACAACTCAAAGCACGGCGTCCGGGGCTAATAACTGTCCACTGCAAGGACCACCGTCTAGCTCTTGCGTGCAAGGACAGTTTCAAAAGTAATAAAATTTTCGAGAAGACTGATAGACTGCTGGATGATCTGTACAAGTATTATCGCAATTCGTCGAAAAGGTCCGCGAGTTTGAAAGATGTGCAGACCGCATTTGACGATGCTCCGCTTTCTGTTAAGGAAGCCAAACATCACCGTTGGCTTAGTCATGACAAGGCAGTAAGCGGCATAGTTAGGTGCTACAGGAGCATAGTTGTTGACCTGGAGAGCGCCAATATCGCTGAGGATCCAATCGGCAACGGATTATTGAAAAACCTGCGAGATCCGGTCACACTGCAGGTTCTCATGCTTCTTGCCGATGCACTGCCTCATCTCTCAGCACTCAGCCTGTACTTTCAATCAGAGTCTGCCAACCTTGGATTGGCTAAAGCAAATGTTGATAAGACCCTTCGGCTCCTTTTGAAGCTGAAAAATGTGAACGGGATATGGCTCGGAAAAACCAAAGACCTCATGACTGATTTAGGGATCAGTCCTACCAAAGAAAACAATGAAACCTTTAGGATTGCAAGAGAAGATTTCTTGGACGCTCTGACAGGTAATATAGAGCGAAGATTTGAAGATTCCGCCATTGTCGAGGCACTTTCCATTCTGGACCTTTCAACACTATCTGAGATTCCAGCCTTCTATGGGACACACGAAATGGAGCAGCTAGCATCTCACTACGGGATGGATGGCGAAGATCTACAGATCCAGTGGCAGGGTTTCACTGAACTAGCATCTTCATTTGCCTGTAATGAAAGATCGTTAGTTAACCTTGGGCGTCTATTTCATGGCAGGGCACACGTGGACAAAGGGTTGACTATTGCCTACCCGTTGGTGTCCCGTCTTGTGAGCATTGCTCTGGTTCTACCGCTTAGTACTGCCACTGTTGAAAGAGTCTTTTCCCAGCTGAAACTTATTAAGACAGATCACAGGTGTTCACTGGGAGCAGACACAATTGACAAACTGCTTATGGTAAAGTTAAATGGGAGCATGGAGCGATTTGATCGCCTCAGATCTGTTGTGGTGGCGGacttttttgaaattaaaaatcgaCGTCTTTCTAAGGCCATTAAGTAA